In one window of Sulfurimonas sp. DNA:
- the fmt gene encoding methionyl-tRNA formyltransferase — protein MKIIFMGTPDYAGHILQKIIDTKDIEVVAVYTQPDKPVGRKKVLTSPVVKTIALQNGIVVHQPNRLRDESTIKEVTGTECDYIVVAAYGQILPLEILQHAPCINLHASILPQYRGASPIQQTLLNGDSKTGVTAMLMDEGLDTGDIIKIKEIDVNKTEMAESLFDRLSDAACELTIDVLENFNSYIPIKQDDSLSSHCKKISKQDGEVEFDDATAIFNKYRAFTPWPGIYLSSGLKLKKIELVDEVSQNESGKILDIEKEGVVIGCKRGSIKVLSVQPESKNEMDVISYINGKRLNIADTLS, from the coding sequence ATGAAAATAATTTTTATGGGAACACCCGATTATGCGGGGCATATTTTACAAAAAATTATAGATACCAAAGATATAGAAGTCGTTGCCGTTTATACACAACCGGATAAACCGGTAGGGCGAAAAAAAGTTTTAACCTCTCCTGTCGTAAAAACAATAGCGCTTCAAAACGGTATCGTCGTTCACCAGCCAAACAGACTAAGAGACGAAAGCACAATCAAAGAAGTCACAGGCACAGAGTGTGACTATATTGTCGTAGCCGCTTACGGTCAGATACTCCCGCTTGAAATTTTACAACACGCTCCATGTATAAATCTTCACGCTTCAATATTGCCTCAGTACAGAGGTGCAAGCCCGATTCAGCAGACTCTTTTAAACGGAGACAGCAAAACAGGTGTTACTGCTATGTTAATGGATGAAGGTCTTGATACGGGGGATATTATTAAAATCAAAGAGATTGATGTGAATAAAACAGAGATGGCAGAGTCGCTGTTTGACAGGCTTTCGGATGCCGCTTGTGAATTAACTATTGATGTGCTGGAAAACTTTAACTCATATATTCCGATAAAACAAGACGACTCTCTATCTTCACACTGCAAAAAAATAAGCAAACAAGACGGCGAGGTTGAGTTTGACGACGCGACAGCGATATTTAACAAGTATCGTGCATTTACTCCTTGGCCGGGAATCTATCTTAGTTCAGGATTGAAGCTTAAAAAAATAGAACTTGTAGATGAAGTCAGCCAAAATGAGAGCGGAAAAATTTTAGATATAGAAAAAGAGGGAGTTGTAATCGGGTGTAAAAGAGGGAGCATTAAAGTTTTAAGTGTTCAGCCGGAATCAAAAAACGAGATGGATGTTATCTCCTACATAAACGGTAAAAGATTAAATATTGCAGATACTTTATCTTGA
- a CDS encoding AAA family ATPase → MSEVIVIANQKGGVGKTTTAVNLAASLAVAEKKVLLIDSDPQANATTSLGFHRNDYEFNIYHVLIGTKKLKDIILKSELPTLHLAPSNIGLVGIEKEYYDAQNSKGRELLLKKAIANVLKDYDYIIIDSPPALGPMTINALSASNSVIIPIQCEFFALEGLAQLLNTVKLVRKSINQKLIIKGFLPTMFSAQNNLSKQVFADLKQHFSSKLFKDANGEIIVVPRNVKLAESPSFGKPAILYDVKSSGSESYQNLAQAIIEA, encoded by the coding sequence ATGAGTGAAGTAATTGTAATTGCAAATCAAAAGGGTGGTGTGGGTAAAACGACTACTGCCGTAAACCTAGCCGCTTCACTTGCTGTTGCTGAAAAAAAAGTGCTTCTAATAGACTCTGATCCGCAAGCAAATGCAACTACATCGCTTGGATTTCATAGAAACGATTATGAATTCAATATCTATCATGTACTAATCGGGACAAAAAAATTAAAAGATATCATTTTAAAATCTGAATTGCCTACTCTTCATTTGGCTCCATCAAATATTGGACTGGTAGGGATAGAAAAAGAGTATTATGATGCCCAAAATTCCAAAGGTCGTGAACTTCTTTTAAAAAAAGCTATCGCAAATGTTTTAAAAGATTATGACTATATTATTATAGATTCTCCGCCGGCACTGGGTCCCATGACTATTAATGCACTGTCGGCTTCAAACTCCGTAATAATTCCTATACAGTGTGAATTTTTTGCATTAGAGGGTCTTGCACAACTTTTAAATACCGTAAAACTTGTAAGAAAATCTATTAATCAAAAATTAATTATTAAAGGCTTTTTACCGACAATGTTTAGTGCTCAGAATAATCTCTCAAAACAGGTTTTTGCCGATTTAAAACAACATTTCAGCAGTAAACTTTTTAAGGACGCTAACGGAGAAATTATAGTGGTACCCAGAAATGTAAAATTAGCAGAGTCCCCGTCGTTTGGAAAACCTGCTATTTTATATGATGTAAAATCAAGCGGTTCCGAGTCGTACCAAAATTTAGCACAAGCGATTATTGAAGCATGA
- a CDS encoding biotin--[acetyl-CoA-carboxylase] ligase: MQILYLDSVDSTQKYLKELIKENRISSPCAVVANSQTAGVGSRGNSWSGVENNLFLSFAFLQKNLPQDLKLESASIYFSYILKETLSEFDSQVWLKWPNDFYINDQKVGGMITNLIEETIICGVGLNIAHAPEGFAKLDVNLDRDELIKKYFKNIEKKSSWKQVFSKYKIEFYKNQNFYTHSENLIISLKNASLQSDGSIVVNGERIYSLR; this comes from the coding sequence TTGCAGATACTTTATCTTGATAGCGTAGATTCTACACAAAAATATCTAAAAGAGTTGATTAAAGAAAATAGAATCTCTTCGCCCTGTGCCGTTGTGGCAAACTCTCAAACAGCAGGAGTGGGCAGCAGGGGAAACTCTTGGAGCGGAGTAGAAAATAATCTATTTTTATCTTTTGCGTTTTTACAAAAAAATTTGCCGCAAGATCTGAAATTAGAATCTGCATCTATATATTTTTCTTATATTTTAAAAGAGACTTTATCAGAGTTTGATTCGCAAGTTTGGTTAAAATGGCCGAATGATTTTTATATTAACGATCAAAAAGTCGGCGGGATGATAACCAACCTGATTGAAGAAACCATCATTTGCGGTGTGGGGTTAAATATAGCCCATGCACCGGAGGGTTTTGCAAAGTTAGATGTTAATTTAGATAGAGATGAGCTAATTAAAAAATACTTTAAAAATATTGAAAAAAAGAGTTCGTGGAAGCAAGTTTTTAGCAAATATAAGATAGAATTTTACAAGAACCAAAACTTTTATACGCACAGTGAAAATTTAATAATTTCTTTAAAAAATGCCTCATTGCAGAGCGATGGGTCTATTGTAGTCAATGGCGAGAGGATATATAGTCTAAGATGA